One stretch of Toxoplasma gondii ME49 chromosome XI, whole genome shotgun sequence DNA includes these proteins:
- a CDS encoding hypothetical protein (encoded by transcript TGME49_313025): MSRVSQQFSHKGKGNLRAPGGRTGRGTAAENEEKQQHPRSAKTEGRSRRTPEECKAFSKWYETTDTSEGAANRGSMPGDEAQAASSKYRKKVMERSYTVQRGLEETTAARFPTKGRRL, from the exons ATGAGCAGGGTAAGTCAGCAATTCAGCCACAAGGGAAAAGGAAATCTCCGCGCACCGGGAGGTCGCACAGGTCGTGGCACTGCTgccgaaaacgaggaaaag CAACAACACCCGCGGTCTGCGAAAACAGAGGGGAGATCTAGAAGGACTCCTGAAGAATGCAAAGCATTTTCGAAGTGGTATGAAACTACCGACACCTCGGAAGGAGCGGCCAACAGGGGGAGCATGCCAGGCGACGAAG CACAGGCCGCCTCCAGCAAATACCGAAAGAAAGTCATGGAGAGATCGTACACCGTCCAGAGGGGTCTCGAGGAAACCACAGCAGCTCGCTTCCCTACCAAAGGCAGGCGACTCTAA
- a CDS encoding oxidoreductase, short chain dehydrogenase/reductase family protein (encoded by transcript TGME49_313050~Signal peptide predicted by SignalP 2.0 HMM (probability 0.977) with cleavage site probability 0.280 at residue 25), producing the protein MDIQAVGSVLASALASPLLLAVACCASLKLAAGALNFIWSLCAAYLLRQADFWTMLLPEKTGYWRNRVAWVTGSSSGVGLSLCRLLAHRGCRVIMSSRKIEDLQAAKQDVVTFCSLKGVQKSENDFLLLPFDLLQLESFEDIVVKATAWAPNGRIDFLFNNAGIASRGLFMSYEAAEKIIKTDLLAQMKLTKLLLPIMSKAGFGHIIFTNSGRSKLVACGHEPYSVSKVGLLCFAEALSRDLKAKNMNIFVTSALPSYIRTKISYKTLGPDGTPLTDDTSYMHTDTAAGLPPDTVARYMLKAASNKLRECWIATTPVLFYLYLQAYLPDLASSLLDLRAEAHALEIEQEAQELEEIAQRVSRCPPHST; encoded by the exons ATGGATATTCAAGCGGTTGGGAGCGTGCTAGCCAGCGccctcgcttcgcctctcttaCTCGCAGTCGCGTGCTGTGCGAGTCTCAAGCTGGCGGCTGGTGCGTTGAACTTCATCTGGTCGCTCTGTGCCGCGTACCTTCTTCGACAGGCGGATTTCTGGACTATGTTGTTGCCCGAGAAAACGGGGTACTGGCGGAACCGTGTTGCGTGGGTGACAG GCTCCTCCAGTGGCGTTGGTCTAAGCCTCTGCCGACTGCTGGCGCATCGGGGATGCCGGGTTATCATGTCGAGTCGAAAGATCGAAGATCTGCAGGCAGCGAAGCAAGATGTGGTTACTTTCTGCTCCCTCAAGGGAGTGCAGAAGTCAGAAAACGATTTTCTCCTCCTGCCCTTCGATCTGCTACAGCTCGAATCATTCGAGGACATCGTCGTGAAAGCCACGGCTTGGGCACCTAACGGCCGCATAGATTTTCTCTTCAACAACGCGG GTATCGCGAGTCGGGGACTTTTCATGTCTTACGAGGCTGCGGAAAAGATTATAAAGACTGATTTGCTAGCGCAGATGAAACTGACgaagctgcttcttcctATTATGAGCAAGGCAGGCTTCGGTCACATCATTTTCACAAATTCGGGGAGAAGCAAGCTGGTTGCATGCGGTCACGAACCTTATTCTGTGTCTAAAGTTGGTCTTCTGTGCTTCGCCGAAGCCTTGTCAA GGGATCTCAAAGCGAAGAACATGAACATCTTTGTAACGAGCGCTCTCCCCTCCTACATACGGACCAAAATCAGCTACAAAACTTTGGGTCCGGACGGAACACCTCTAACTGACGACACGTCATACATGCACACCGACACCGCTGCAG GTCTGCCTCCTGACACGGTCGCCAGGTATATGCTGAAGGCTGCTTCAAACAAACTACGCGAATGCTGGATCGCAACAACACCGGTCCTTTTCTACTTGTATTTGCAGGCGTATTTACCAGACTTAGCGAGCAGCTTGTTGGATTTACGAGCCGAGGCCCACGCATTAGAAATTGAACAAGAAGCACAGGAACTCGAAGAAATTGCCCAGCGTGTATCACGGTGTCCCCCGCATTCCACCTGA
- a CDS encoding hypothetical protein (encoded by transcript TGME49_313030~Predicted trans-membrane domain (TMHMM2.0):577-600:1175-1198:1201-1224:1324-1342:1386-1409:1415-1438) → MIDTSLHQPLSPRTRRPSTEASDRTASVCRPVPTSSLLRRRDGAVRGASGVPRSSRCTFALSSPPRTSASSVSSVSSTSSSAASAAPPAGSRRAFRRDLDNAGPGVSSLRAYTPQTHISQDLRALPSPSRGISPGTPSLGQAASRSSHLAAPASCPGFSSSVLSSSYEDSVSSLSSSPNSSSLTSPTPLEDNGPEEEGLDGEDTFRVYAGEDCPSAPLTPSLAAEGCLPPTAFLRSSSSSSLTRGETEGAPRIPYLNLGGSAQPTLDSTPSSRGSRRLHRSVSPASPLASEHNLTALSRYALPAATPPFAGLRRIPGHPAYRGAQGVFACSAGADVEASEAVSSSGDESVVRGRGQVSFCSTRETYEDIRAGRLSRSDLAGHRPRHGAAFLVDPVVSASVCSRPYTRRLRGSGRGVASRRSRGIACAEPARPYVQGAGEERPPLSLSPGSLAEVSLRGEGPACSHVHLSAPVDLPSPSSLLLHLDEAAAGAAIEEDHRGGWRKFLASLAAMRARKWSTSDGVEMMPSGVSANAPGDDEEDPPSASHSSSLKSRIFEATAATRSAFGACMRPGRLSGRCYFCLHLASLLLILCVVLLAGTLQHDQKIYRLRPKQVAELQLHTTQRLRDACDRAARAIAPPRDLDAALQVASRSPSDVSLSDLSLESRKRGAQNALTSTRSWHRDISSASIERICRHVRRLFFSPGHAGEAREDDDATAHTQFVEDSGKDVSGSSAESITATSVLRFLRPCAGHGTQPPPCMPAPTGSSPPPAGTRTCRAPSCGFTDLSQLCLPLAPLADVHVKAGDAAGLAAKEEPGVQTRCAALRAETLQTGLSETCSVAASFGVCGKSFSSASSATLSDERPDSSLPNTFGSSGVSPSSAGSGLAAPSLAFPHSVSLFFFHREGLPSSFLDPSRPILACTEADSPFLHLFSFLGTSSAYRMLSAAFVSLLSSAYNLFSLTAGAERTDDAAAPGRDSRRREESGRRKTTELVATKINEESSLDPVTCNSPLRFCTENVGDASRDPRLSGFELGLVSLLEVSPCQGDCSDLWNAPGFLGEGGVAAQAHRHRAEKYASAMRAAFGNLLPQFFLLSYESALASREETEAAATSRLLTSSSENSTGRAGAEASDTSAPSQDPDLAEAPVTSFLPNSGLMFDFAVFATPCYPFSRFLHRRLVSWGGLQFHILLFAGWLHSLFAPEPLILLHVPRALFLVLVSAYRGAVLYEGLNWIEKMIWTRKASNERSERGTAGEKHTKAEAEKREDPALLNTAPSTLGAETSGPHTEANDAEGKRTGDSPSTDRDGSGGNEKNDGGWWARKDLSDHVVLYVMAIVFMSIEVAAARSSHAPPSFSPEVTSADGDASQKRVFSKWLSCLLPRRISSFVYGAVFIYYGFLFVCCLHMAYYTAVFFHTPEEIWVGLTVGVCFLVLPILVLLEVLEWPSLQRIGIGSGEKKAAERAAAAAAAAATVSGTGAQGPDGDTVRVSSPRMGRAKSVARTTQTPEEAAADTAVAASLESRDETLSREASRNSQAATSLDGDMLPEKPDKEEGSRAEETPRTGIGEAGAARWDEASQLGVLTVGGNPSRRHADCTIAYLDPTVPGFPRPLFLPFLRSALHERLMMDCLASCPPIQTLFCLGQKSV, encoded by the exons ATGATTGATACGTCTCTGCACCAGCCTCTGTCGCCGCGAACTCGGCGTCCATCGACGGAGGCGAGCGATCGGACAGCTTCTGTCTGCCGGCCGGTCCCgacttcctcgcttctccggcGGCGCGACGGCGCGGTTCGCGGTGCCTCTGGCGTTCCTCGATCGTCTAGGTGCAcctttgctctctcctcgcctccccgtacctccgcttcctctgtttcttcggtGTCATCaacctcctcttctgccgcCTCAGCCGCTCCCCCCGCAGGCTCGCGGCGCGCTTTCCGAAGAGATCTGGACAACGCAGGCCCGGGCGTATCTTCGCTGCGTGCGTACACTCCTCAGACGCACATTTCTCAAGATCTTCGGGCGCTTCCGTCGCCGTCCCGCGGCATTTCTCCTGGGACGCCGTCGCTCGGCCAAGCCGCTTCACGTTCTTCGCACCTTGCGGCGCCTGCCAGCTGTCCAGGTTTCTCGtcctccgttctctcgtcctcgtaCGAggactctgtctcttccctgtcgTCATCTCCAaactcttcgtctctcacgTCTCCGACGCCGCTGGAGGACAACGGccccgaggaagaaggcctcgacggagaagacacgTTTCGCGTCTATGCCGGCGAAGACTGTCCGTCTGCGCCCTTGACACCGTCGCTGGCAGCAGAGGGGTGTCTACCGCCCACGGCCTTTCTCCGGTCGAgctcctcctcgtcgctgacccgaggagaaacggaggggGCTCCTCGGATCCCTTACCTAAATCTCGGGGGCTCTGCCCAGCCCACGCTCGATTCGACGCCTTCATCCAGAGGGTCTCGCAGACTTCACCGGagcgtctctcccgcctctccaTTGGCATCGGAACACAATCTCACAGCTTTAAGCAGGTATGCACTTCCAGCTGCCACTCCCCCCTTCGCAGGCTTAAGGCGCATTCCTGGACATCCTGCCTACCGCGGCGCCCAGGGCGTCTTCGCCTGTTCCGCGGGCGCCGACGTCGAGGCCAGTGAGGCGGTGTCTTCGTCCGGAGACGAGAGTGTAGTCAGGGGTCGCGGCCAAGTCTCCTTTTGCTCCACTCGTGAGACCTACGAGGACATTCGAGCAGGCAGGCTGTCCCGCTCTGACCTCGCGGGTCACCGCCCCCGCCACGGTGCAGCGTTCCTCGTCGACCCCGTTGTCTCCGCTTCCGTCTGCTCTCGGCCGTACACGCGGCGCCTCCGGGGCAGTGGCCGCGGCGTAGCTAGCCGGCGCTCGCGCGGTATTGCATGCGCGGAGCCTGCTCGGCCGTACGTCCAGGGAGCCGGAGAGGAGCGGCCTccgctctcgctgtctcccggAAGCCTCGCGGAGGTCTCGCTCCGCGGCGAGGGACCGGCCTGCTCGCATGTGCACCTTTCTGCTCCAGTCGACTTGCCGTCCCCgtcctcgctgcttctccacctcgACGAGGCGGCCGCGGGAGCGGCCATCGAGGAGGACCACCGTGGCGGATGGAGGAAGTTCCTCGCTTCGCTTGCGGCGATGCGGGCGCGGAAATGGAGTACGTCCGACGGCGTTGAAATGATGCCCTCTGGCGTCTCCGCCAACGCTCCAggtgacgacgaagaggatcCGCCGTCCGCTTCGCACTCGTCCTCCCTTAAGAGTCGCATCTTCGAGGCGACTGCGGCCACTCGCAGCGCTttcggcgcatgcatgcgccctGGGCGCCTCTCGGGCCGATGCTACTTCTGTTTGCACCTTGCGTCGCTCCTCCTGatcctctgcgtcgtcctcCTCGCCGGAACGCTCCAACACGACCAAAAGATTTACCGCCTCCGACCCAAACAAGTCGCCGAGCTTCAGCTCCACACCACACAGCGCCtcagagacgcatgcgaccGAGCAGCGAGGGCCATTGCCCCGCCTCGTGACCTCGACGCGGCCCTCCAGGTCGCGTCTCGGTCCCCGTCtgacgtctctctgtctgatctctctctcgaatCTCGGAAGCGAGGTGCACAGAACGCACTCACGTCCACGCGGTCTTGGCACAGAGAcatctcctctgcgtccatCGAGCGAATTTGCCGGCACGTGCGAcgcttgtttttctctccagggcacgcgggagaggcgagggaggacGACGATGCAACAGCGCATACTCAGTTTGTCGAAGATTCAGGGAAAGATGTCAGCGGCTCCTCGGCAGAGAGCATCACGGCCACCAGCGTTCTGCGCTTTCTGAGGCCGTGTGCAGGCCATGGGACTCAGCCGCCTCCGTGCATGCCTGCGCCCACAGGCTCTTCGCCCCCGCCAGCTGGCACTCGGACCTGTCGAGCGCCGTCGTGCGGCTTCACCGACCTGTCTCAACTGTGTCTTCCCCTGGCGCCTCTGGCGGACGTGCATGTGAAGGCGGGCGATGCAGCTGGCCTAGCTGCAAAAGAAGAGcccggtgtacagacacgcTGCGCCGCTCTCCGCGCTGAGACCCTCCAGACTGGTCTCTCCGAGACGTGCTCTGTCGCTGCCTCTTTTGGGGTGTGTGGGAAGAGCTTTTCGAGCGCAAGCTCTGCCACCCTCTCGGATGAGAGACcggattcttctctccccaaCACTTTTGGGTCTTCGGgggtctctccgtcttctgcagGCTCTGGACTCGCCGCGCCGTCTCTGGCTTTTCCCCACAGCGTGtcacttttcttctttcaccGGGAGggcttgccttcttctttcctggaTCCCTCGCGCCCCATTCTCGCATGCACGGAGGCGgattctccttttctgcatcttttttcgtttctcgggACCTCTTCCGCGTATCGCATGCTCTCCgcggccttcgtctctctcctctcctctgcttaCAACCTCTTCTCTCTTACGGCGGGGGCAGAGCGCACAGATGACGCAGCGGCGCCCGGCAGAGACTCCCGTCGCCGCGAGGAGAGCGGGAGGCGGAAAACGACAGAGTTGGTGGCAACGAAGATCAACGAGGAATCGTCTCTTGACCCTGTCACTTGCAACTCCCCCCTGCGATTCTGCACAGAAAACGTCGGGGACGCGTCTCGCGACCCGCGATTGTCGGGCTTTGAGCTGGgcctcgtgtctctgctcgAAGTGTCTCCGTGCCAGGGAGACTGCTCGGACCTGTGGAACGCTCCAGGATTTCTCGGCGAGGGTGGCGTCGCGGCGCAAGCTCACCGGCACCGGGCCGAGAAATATGCGAGCGCAATGCGCGCGGCGTTCGGGAATCTTTTGCCgcagttctttctcttgaGCTACGAGAGTGCCCTCGCCTCtcgtgaggagacagaggctgctGCGACTTCTCGACTGCTCACGAGTTCCTCTGAGAACTCAACGGGACGCGCGGGCGCTGAGGCCTCCGATACGTCGGCGCCGTCGCAGGATCCTGATCTCGCCGAAGCCCCGGTGACGTCGTTCCTTCCTAACTCCGGGCTCATGTTCGACTTCGCGGTTTTCGCGACTCCGTGCTATCCgttttctcggtttctccaCCGGCGCCTCGTCAGCTGGGGCGGCCTGCAATTTCacattcttctcttcgccggCTGGCTACACTCGCTGTTTGCCCCCGAGCCCCTCATTCTTCTGCATGTCCCgcgcgctctcttcctcgtccttgtCTCTGCGTACAGAGGCGCAGTTCTCTACGAGGGACTGAATTGGATCGAGAAGATGATCTGGACGCGGAAAGCCAGTAACGAGCGCTCTGAGCGCGGCACAGCCGGAGAGAAACATACAAaggccgaggcagagaaacgagaggatCCCGCTCTCTTGAACACGGCGCCCTCAACTCTGGGGGCAGAGACCTCTGGACCCCACACTGAGGCAAATGACGccgaaggaaaaagaacggGCGACTCACCGTCGACAGACCGGGATGGCTCGGGGGGcaacgagaagaacgacggaGGCTGGTGGGCGCGGAAAGACTTGAGCGATCACGTCGTTTTGTACGTCATGGCAATCGTGTTTATGAGCATCGAAGTGGCGGCGGCTCGCTCGTCGCATGCGCCGCCGAGCTTCTCACCCGAAGTCACGTcggcagacggagacgcgagtcAGAAGCGAGTCTTCTCCAAGTGGCTGTCgtgtcttctcccgcgcAGAATCTCGTCCTTCGTCTACGGGGCCGTCTTCATCTACTACggcttccttttcgtctgctgtctGCACATGGCGTACTACaccgccgtcttcttccatACGCCTGAGGAGATCTGGGTCGGCCTCACCGTCGGCGTCTGCTTCCTAGTTCTCCCCATCCTCGTGCTCCTCGAGGTCCTCGAGTGGCCTTCGCTTCAGCGCATCGGCATTGGAagcggcgagaaaaaagccgcagaacgcgccgccgccgccgcagcagcagccgcgacGGTGTCGGGGACTGGGGCGCAGGGCCCAGATGGAGACACTgtacgcgtttcttctcctcgtaTGGGAAGGGCAAAGTCAGTTGCTAGGACGACTCAGACGCCGGAAGAAGCCGCAGCAGATACCGCGGTTGCAGCTTCGCTCGAGAGTAGGGACGAGACGCTCTCGCGGGAAGCCTCAAGAAACAGCCAGGCAGCCACGTCATTGGACGGAGACATGCTGCCGGAGAAACCTGATAAAGAAGAAGGCTCGAGGGCGGAGGAAACGCCGCGCACAGGCATCGGAGAGGCAGGCGCTGCACGTTGGGACGAGGCCTCTCAACTTG GCGTGCTAACCGTGGGTGGGAATCCTTCACGGAGGCACGCGGACTGCACGATTGCTTACTTAGACCCG ACTGTCCCAGGTTTTCcgcgtcctctttttctcccgtttctgcGCTCCGCACTCCACGAACGTCTGATGATGGACTGCCTGGCGAGTTGTCCACCGATCCAAACCCTATTTTGTCTTGGCCAAAAGAGTGTCTAG
- a CDS encoding hypothetical protein (encoded by transcript TGME49_313040), producing the protein MRRDEKVFGPCLPAESEVRATDSAASAPPQPTLSYPEGSPSEVWDALRLHLSLLFQQAAFDLNLPMHAATAAVSAFRRVFPKYFSREELENRPQCVTRSMAACLFFAGKASDTNLKLREAVNCVAFLNWSLKNNRLDGRNVTSRDADETKKRPRNATEGADDPTDKNEEPPERRQRTSTETKPSAEAASEEKKEAGEKQASGAEDESGTKPEEEKKEKQQAPLSRLRGPQTLPNFLKGYAPMGIRDYWKVRQECLLEEQRLCQALGFSLELPLLHDAVLEAQLLLLFSHKETHLMWAIVNDIAATPLIDQFSVPLLIAAAAICTKKLARMFGDAQEVLERTASGTPPLLPGVVTPERCFSG; encoded by the exons ATGCGGAGGGACGAGAAGGTCTTTGGTCCCTGCCTGCCCGCTGAGAGCGAGGTGAGGGCGACAGACTCGGCCGCGTCCGCTCCTCCGCAGCCGACGCTGAGCTATCCGGAGGGGTCTCCGAGCGAGGTGTGGGACGCGCTGCGTCTCCACTTgagtcttcttttccagcaAGCTGCCTTCGATTTGAATTTGCCCATGCACGCAGCCACGGCTGCGGTGTCCGCGTTTCGCCGGGTCTTCCCCAAGTACTTTTCCCGGGAGGAGCTAGAGAACCGCCCCCAGTGCGTCACGCGCAGCATGGCTGCGTGCCTGTTTTTCGCCGGGAAGGCGAGCGACACAAATCTCAAGTTGCGCGAGGCTGTGaactgcgtcgccttcctcaaCTGGTCTCTGAAGAACAACCGCCTCGACGGGAGAAACGTgacgagcagagacgcggaTGAGACCAAGAAGCGGCCGAGgaacgcgacagaaggagCGGACGACCCCACAGATAAAAACGAAGAGCCGCCCGAGAGGCGACAAAGAACCTccacagagacgaaacctTCCGCCGAAGCTGccagtgaagagaaaaaggaggcggGCGAGAAACAGGCCAGTGGCgccgaagacgagagcggaACGAAgccggaggaagagaagaaagaaaaacaacaagctCCCCTGAGTCGTTTGCGGGGGCCGCAGACGCTCCCCAACTTCTTGAAGGGGTATGCACCCATGGGAATTCGTGACTACTGGAAAGTTCGCCAGGAGTGCCTGCTCGAAGAACAGCGGCTTTGCCAAGCGCTGGGAttctctctcgagctgcCTCTGCTCCACGATGCGGTGCTGGAGGCACAGCTACTCCTCCTTTTTTCACACAAAGAGACGCACCTGATGTGGGCGATTGTGAATGACATCGCGGCCACACCTCTGATTGACCAGTTCTCGGTTCCTCTCTTGATTGCCGCGGCGGCCATTTGCACAAAGAAACTTGCTCGCATGTTCGGGGACGCCCAGGAG GTGCTGGAAAGGACTGCGAGCGGGACGCCGCCGCTCTTACCGGGTGTAGTGACACCCGAGAGGTGCTTCAGCGGTTGA